TATCTATTTGTCTgaaaaagtttcatttctttcctctgccaTATCTTGCATTTTCAAGTCCCAGTTTCTTCTATTCTAACCATTAGGTTCCTCTGTGCACAATGTAAactgaaacttttttctttacttttccctCTAGAAATGTGTGTAGAGATCATTCCCTTGTTGATCACCCTGTTCCTATTCTATACCGTTGTATTTGGTTTCCTCCTCCATTATAGCAATTTTAATGTTAAGAATctagaagagaaagaagataaacTTGAGTGCTTTGTCAGCCATATTGAACTGGAAGTCTTCATCAGTCTCGTTTTAAACTTAATTATGGTGTAGTGATAAAACCTACTCCCTGTTTCAGCACCTGAATTCCTCTGAGAAGAGACCTTGCAAACTCCTATTACCTTTTGCATTTCCCATTATCAATCATTCTTCAGATTCCTGAGTTTTAATTTAGATTTGTAGTCGCAtgttaagattttcttttatattttattaattaatttcaagaatcttttaaaaatactttattcacACTGTAATCTGTTTACCAGAAGTAATAATTGGATGGCTTACATTGTTTAGTACAGTTTCTAATGTTCGTCATTGTTCTGTTTGAGATTGTTactctaattttttgttttgttgacttCATTATATAGTATCTTCAGAATAAGCCATACATTGGTGATATACTTTCTGTGTCCTTGCATGCCCAGAAGATGTCTTTCTGAGCCCTTCATATTGGGCTTTTTTAAGGCAGTTGAGAAGTTGGAATGTTTACCCTAAAAAGAcaacatttgtttaattttgagaAAGATGAACCTTTTCGCTTCTTGTTCAGGCCtttgttcttttatcttttagcatttttatagGTAAAGTATCATACCagctttgtcttttaaaaagtttgaaccCCTCAATGAACCTAAGAGTCCCTCCAGTTTTGCCTGAGAGTCCttgtttggttttgggttttgagATAATCCAGTGGGAAGTTTGGTTTAGTTTGTTTGGAGTGGGGCACCATCACAAACATGTACCCAGCTCACCAGTTCACATAATCATATCTTATTTGATAtgcagaattaattttaatttaaattttctgggATTTATctctttgagttaatttttttttttttttttttttaagagacatgatCTTGCTCTGTCCCTGGCTGAAGTGCattggcacaatcatagctcagtgcagcctcaaactcctgagctcaagtgatcctcctgcgtagctgtgactacaggcatacctcaccacacccggctaatttaaaaaaaattttttttgtagagatggagtcctgCTATGTTTCTCAGgatgttcttgaactcctggcctcaagtgatcctcccacctcagcatcccaaattgctgggattacaggtgtgagccaccacacctgccctgAGTTAATTCTTTTATTCTAAACTTTGCAACTATGAAACTGGTGctttcagaggttttttttttgtaagggtAGAAACATACTTCACTGCATTAATTGTGAATATGTGGGTGTGTAACCTCTGTTTGATTATACATACACATTGATTAAACTCTAGGAATACTGTTTCATATTTTTAGCATCTACAGTGGTCTTGAGAAAAGCCTGCCTTTAGCAATTATTATTCTTAATACTATCTTCAGAAGCCGGGAATAAGTTGGTTGGTTTGCATTCACACAATTCCTTGAAAGTAGATAAACGGTCAGTAAATATGTGAATGAATTGGTATTGTGAAAATAGAATTCTCTTCTAGTCATAACATAGATATTTAGAAATAGAGGGGATGTAGTTTCTTACTGGTAATAACACGAATCAAGTAAAAGtaatgaaaagaaactaaaaattttaattctcttttcaaaTAGGGAAGGTGAAAATAGAACAGTATTTTATATTCTAAGTATTGAGTTATTAGGATGAACTTTGCaattttttaataagttaatGAAAAGTATGTTAGAATGTGATTAATCTTGGTTTTGTCAACATACTGGGCTACTATCTAGCAGAATTCATCTATATTACTAGACATTGTGCAATTTTTGCTATATTCTGTGGGATTATGTTTTAGCTGTATTTCTTAAACTGGAATATAGTTTGTGCTTATTTAGCTTAATTATTTTACCCAGGAGgcagctgttattttttaaaatataatcatggTTTGGAATATACTATTCATTTGGTAGTTACATGCTGAAATTTGAAATTGTGTTTGACTCCTGCTCGTGCTTTATTTATGCAGAATATCCTCCGAATCCTAAATCTAGAGCTCCAAGGATGCTGGTCATTAAGAAAGGTAATACAAAAGACTTACAGCTATCTGGATTCCCAGTAGTGGGAAATCTTCAGTCACAGCCAGTTAAGAACGGAACTGGTCCAAGTGTTTATAAAGGTTTAGTCCCTAAACCTGCTGCTCCACCTACAAAAGTAAGTTCTACATTGTTACAAATCCAAGTTTTGAGTTGATGTctatttattttgaggaaaaagtGTTAAAAGTTTACTCCAAAGTGTGGGAATATTCATAGGGTATTTACTTATAGGTGGAAAGAATTGGCCAATTGTGAGCTTTGTGTGGGAGGTGTGTGTTTGtccatgtgtgtgttttcttgttttagtaGTAAATGAAATGTGtcataagatttttgttttgatagATGCACTTGTGATATATTTGcttaatgataatatttaatgCTGTTCACCTAGTGCTCAGTTTTAGGTTTTTGAAATGcttgactattttttttattaagtgaaagaaacctaACTTTAGGTTTATAAaggtttgaaaaaaattactatttagtAGAGATTTTTATCTGAATTCTAagctttgattttatttgtaataaaaggGACAGAGAACCATGTTGGAATGATGTAATGAGCCAAATGTagccatttttgttttatacCATTCACTTTGTTTTCCTCTGTCTTCTATAATCTGTTTTTGGCAGCCCTTAATGttcatgtgtttttctttagCCTACACAGTGGAAAAGccaaactaaagaaaataaagctggGACTTCTTTCCCTCATGAGTCTACATATGGTGTTGGCAACTTTAATGCTTTTAAATCAACTGCCAAGAATTTTAGTCCATCACCAAATTCAGTGAAAGAGgtatgtcattaaaaattattctggagGAATATAATTATGGTAACTTATAAATTcattaaatgaatacattaaaatatgaGATATTTTAGTTCCTTCAGAAAACTTGCCTCAGATACTTCCCTCTATTTGCTAGCTATTTTGCACATAGAGAAAgtaggaattaattttaaaaattttaaatgaaaatttccagTCTTACTGCAGagtatggaaaacaatatgttGAAGCCCCCATATATCCatcaatcagaaaaatattttttaagaaaagaattattggccgggcgtggtgtctcatgcctgtaatcctggcattctgggaggccaaggtgggaggattgcttgaggtcaggagtttgagaccagcctgagcaagaacgacgccccgtctctactaaaaatagaaaaaattagctgagcatggtggcactcgcctgtagtcccagctacttgggaggctgagacaagaagattgcgtgagcccaggagtttgaggttgctgtgagctaggctgaggccacggcagtGTAGCTGGGGTAATACAGTAAgactgtgtcttttaaaaaaaaaaaaaaattattttgaaaattgtaattttatttgatatttatgatAGAGTTAAGTTGTAGGATGGAACCTTGACTGATAACAAGCATTTGTATGATCATCTTTTGGGAGTGACAGACATTTTATTAGTGTTAACACTGAGGCAggacagaagaaaaagagaaaaaggtacaTAATTATAATATGCAGACATTAATGCCAGCAGTTAAGCATTATTATAGTTTATTTCCATGGGTAAAAACCTCTATGACATACAATTCtaacattctattttctgttatatTCCACTGTCCAAACAAAACTCCACAGAACCAAAAACAAAAGGACTGCGGTTAATATGCATTTTCCTCCTCACCTCACTGCCCTCTCGTAAAAAATTTTCCCTAGTGAAATACAATCTGATAAACCGTATGTGTATACGtgtgtaaataattataaaatagatcTTGTTGGAGCTATTATTCAAACCCTAGAACTGTTTGGAACACAGTTTGAAAAACTGCTCTTTTATGTATTATAGAAATGTTTACAATCACAgatgcatttataaaatattatccaGACTTCTAATTTAGAATCATAGTTCTGAGTATCATTGACTTCATTGTTTCTGTGGTAAGAATATTCTTCTGTTGACTCATtcaataggaaagaaaatatatagggaTGGAAAAAACTAGATTTTGAATTAGGACCATAAGAATCAGTTTTGTATTGTGAATAAAGGTAAAATAGGAAGCTGTGGTAGTTGTGAACTTTATATTGACATTAATTTCCTGGCTACATACTTaccagcattttttaatttcttctagtGTAATCGCTCAAATTCCTCTTCACCTGTTGACAAACTTAATCAGCAGCCTCGTCTAACCAAACTGACACGAATGCGCACTGATAAGAAGAGTGAATTTTTGAAAGCGTTGAAAAGGGACAGAGTAGAAGAGGAACATGAAGATGAAAGCCATGCGGGCTCAGAGAAGGTAATCGAATTTGTAGTTATGCTTGGTTTGACATTGttatgtcattaaaatatttgagtaaatAATTAGGACAATGGAATAAACTCTAATCATATTTTCATCTACCTGGAAAGAAAGCTAGGTAACCATTTGCATAAATAATGACTTCCTTTCTAAAGTAAATTTCTCTCATTCTTAAGTTCCTGTGCagaaatacatgtaaaaaattatttatatcttttttcgtttgtttgtttccccCGTCTTGCCTGCCTTCCTACTTTTGGTTTTGCCTTTGCTGAACAGATGTGAATACTTAGGGCCAGAAAGCTTTGGGTATCCTTCCCAGCTTAGCCGTCCATTTGTAAATTCTAAATTCCTAAATGTCTCCTAAATTTAATAAGTATTACATTTATGTATTCTAAATGGAAATACAGCCAAGATCTATTAAAGTTTTTTAATAACTGTATTCTTtagaatttattcttcttttttttttaattccctaaaAATCAGGATGACGACTCATTTAATTTACATAACAGCAATAGCTCTCACCAAGAAAGGGATATAAACCGGAACTTTGATGAAAATGAAATTCCACAAGAGAATGGCAATGCCTCGGTGATTTCCCAACAGATTATTCGGTCTTCAACCTTCCCACAAACTGATGTTCTTTCAAGTTCACTTGAGGCAGAACACAGGCTagtatttacttttactttttcttttggcattttctttACTCAGGATTTTGCTTACAGAGTTCTTACGTAATTTAATTCTTAAACAGGTTTATCAAGATACAGTTTATACACCATAAATTTCACCTGTTTTAAGTGTATAGGTGAATGGCATATTCAGACTTGTGCAAATGTCgtcataatctaattttagaacatttttatcaccctagAAAGAAGCTCGATGCCCATTTGCATCTACTCATTTGCACTATGCcctagacaaccactaatctactttctgtttctatagatttgccttttatAGCTATTTCATGTATGTggaataatatatatgtttagcttCTTTCGCTAAGCATAACATTTTCAGGGATTGTTTGCATTGTAGCACATTTCAgtactttttgttccttttttattgctgaaggGTGTACTGTATGGCTGTACCACTTAACTGTTAATCAGTTGATGGATAtcagttgtttccactttttgactattgtgcataatggtgctatgaacattcatacaTGTGCAAGTTCTTGTgtgacatgtttttatttctgttgagtAGATACTAGGAGTTGAATTGCTGGGAAATAGGATAACCTTgggtttaacattttgagaaactgccaaactattttccaaaatgagtgCCCTATTTTACCTCCTCATCAGCAATATAGGTTTTAGTATCTCCATATTCTCAATAATACTTGGTGCTATCTGTCTTTGATTATAGTCATTCTGGTGGGTATGGAGTGTAGTATCTTTTTGTGGCTTTTAgtatgcatttccctaatgactaacagTATTGAATATCTTTTTACGTACTTATTGGCTGGTTATTATCTTTAGGAGAAATACCTACTAAATACTTTTCCCGTTTTTACACATGATCTTTAAGGGTAAGAAGCgattactttgcccatttttacatTACATTCGTTTattaagttgtaagagttctttatatattttgtgtataagCCTGTTACcatatatatgatttgcagatatcttctcccattctgtgagtttttTCACTTTCTCAGTGATTCCTTTTGAAGggcaaaaacttttaattttgttgaagtccAGGTTATCAATTCTTTTCCTTATGTTGCTTATGCAGGTTTTCTGTATGATGTGAGGTAGGAGTCTAAATTCATCTTTCCCCTCATGGATAGCCAGTTGTCCCAATGtatgatttattttgtattataaactCTCAAGAGCACTTCTGCTTCTATCAGTATAGtcttaaacattttaagtatAGTAACCTGTTAAGGGGTTTAGTCTCAGAATTGAAGAGCATTCAAATCTAGAAGGTACTTTTAGTTAAGAGCAGATGTTTTGCAGAAATGACTTACCCTTACTGTGGTCTTTTAATAACAAAACCACATGGTTGAGCATCAATACATAAAGGATTTGTGGAATGCTGCTCAATTCCCTTTTAATTACTAAAGGATTAAAACTACTAAAGCAAAGAAGAAAGTTAATTTATATACTTCTGTTGTCACGTATTGTTCTGTAATTGCTTTGTATAAACGGAATTGTTTTGCCACTAAAAATTCTTATATATGTTAGGAGTAGGCTTAATGTGGACTGATACTTATTAGTGGCCCAGTTGATTGACTTTTTTTTGCCGGTTCTCCtagaatctcatttaattctaagACAGTGGGAAACTGTGTTACACCTCCTTTTGAATAAGTTTCGtggaatttatttataatttcagcctttattttcattatgaatCTAAGTTCCATGTGACCAGAAATGTCCATTTTGTTGTCTGCTGTGTCTAGCACCTAGAATCGAGCTTTGACATATTACTGtgtttaaatttgttaaatgaatgagtaaaataaaagttGTATTTTCCTACCTACTTTGTAaaacttttatatgtatattaagTAGTCACATCGGTTGAATTTAACAATCAGGTGCCAGTAATACAGTTCTCAAGGATAATTCTTTTGTTCAGATGTTAAGCTAAAATATTAATCAGGCACATATATTGTCAGTTTTATTGTCGAATGTCAATGACTTTATCTCAGGGTGTTGAGATTAGCCTCAACATCAAAGGGATAGTTGTCATCTTGTTTAAGCAAGGACCAGATGAATTAGTGGAAATGAGTGCCATgcgactgcaaactagtacaacctttgtggatagcaatatggagatacctcaaagagatacaagtagaactaccatttgatccagcaatcccattactgggcatctacccaaaggaacaaaagacattctatataaaagacacctgcactagaatgttgatagcaacacaattcacaatcgcaaaaatgtggaaacaactcaagtgcccatcattacatgagtggattaataaaatgtggtatatgtataccctggagttctactcagcctcaaaaaacaatggtgatctagcacctcttgtattatcctggatagagctggagcccattctgctaagtgagtatcccaagaatggaaaaacgaacaccacatgtactcaccatcaaattggtattaactaatcaagacttaagtgcacatatagtagtaacattcatcggggaggggggaggaggagatgggtatatacacatttaatcgatgcggtgtgcactgtctgggggatggacatgcttgaagctctgactcaggtggggcaaggacaatatacgtaacctaaacatttgtaccccagtaatatgttgaaataaaaaataattaaaaaaaaaaagggaaatgaagaaatgagtgCCAGAGAAATTCAAGGGTATTTGGGGATAGAGATCATTATGGCTTGGGTACCAGTCAGAAAGTTTTAATTGGGACCTAAATTAAATCTTAAAGAAAAGGTGAGACATTAAGGGGGTAAAGGTATTGGATAGtcattctgaaagaaaaaggGATGCGAAGGATTGTTCTGCATTGAGTAGACACCTAGTTTGTTTTAGGTGTAGTGAGTGCATTATCTGGACAGGAGTGGAGAATTTACTTGATGGAGTTAAAGATGGTGTTTAAAAGGCAGAGCCTTAGAGATCTGTTCAAGCTCCATCATTGTATCAGATGAAGAATTAAACCTGGTTTGTGACAGAGTAGAAACTGTGACCCAGATCTTCTGATTTCTAATACTGTGCTTTTTCTATACTAAGGATTTTGAATTTGTGAATATGGTATAAACAAAGTTAAGGAGTTATTCTTTAGAAAGTGAGAAGCCATTGTGAATATTTATCAAAGGGTGGTAATTGTGAAAGCCATATCAGGATGATTTGGTAATAGTTTGAAGTGAGAGtgagaagaaattatttaaatgaaaaggcAAAGTACATATGTGTGCTAAAGTAATATAGCCATACTTTGCTTAGTGACAGggataccttctgagaaatgcatcattaggtgattccattgtatgaacatcAGAGTGTACGTACACTCTGAGCTGGTATAGCCTACTGTATACCTAGGCTGTGTGGTATATAGCCTGTTGCTTCTAGGCTGGCTACAAAGCTGTATGACATGTTACTGTAGTGAATATtataggcagttgtaacacaatggtaagtatttttgtatctaaacatacgTGAATGTTAAAAAGTACAACGTGAATGTTAAAAAGTACAGTAGCATTATGGTATTAATATAATCTTGGGATTATATGTCATAATGTGCATTTTTGTCTTTGACTGAAATGTACAGCACTTGACTACATTTCTAATTTAGGGGGAAAGGGAAACACACAGGTTGTTTTGAAAGCTATTTCAGAAACAGTTAACAGTTTCTCTGTTACAGCCTGTTTTTCTTGTCTATAACCTCTGGAGAGAAgagctgggagaggggagagcagaAAGTTAGGAATACTTGCCTTTTGTTACATTCCCCTTcataatagttaaaataatttttttcatctgcATTATTCAGTTaagatttagtttttaaaagtaaaacaaagtttGAGTCTGGCAAAAGCAGTTAGATTGTTCTGTTAGTTTAGATCTGTAGACTCTGGATTAGGCGGCATTGAATGATAAATGTGATGGAAATGGCATTTGAAAGGGAGGCCATCTTGGTTAAGGAGTGGAGACAGTGCATTgaaaagaaaagttaagtgactaaaaggaatgaaagaaataatgctGACTGACATTTTGGTCCAGAGGCAACAGGGTGCTATGCAATACTTACATATTAACATgggaagtagaaaacaaaaattgtgttTCCTTCATCAAGTAGTGAGTTGACCCTtgattcttcatctgtcaaatatGGCTATCATGTTAAGTTTTATACAGAGACTCTGAGTACTGATATTCTCTGAGACTCTCTGAAAAGAGGTATAAAAGTCTACAAACAGCTAATGTGTGGTAGGCGTAAGCTGAAAGATGAGTAGGTGTAAATGTAAGGAGCCTTCAAAAAGTTAGTGGAAAAATGGagttaaatgataaaaaataagaactttattTGTCAACCTGAACTCCATCGAATTCAAAACGTTTTTGTAAGCAATGGTACCTACCAGTCTGTTGCTAAAGAACTGGGGgtctgggaatttaaccatgtcaatagTCTTTTTTACGtcattaactgaagaaaaatgggtacactttacagatttttttaagattaggaaataaAGTCcaaaggagccaaatcaggactgtggACTATAAGGTgaatgcctaatgatttcccatcaaaacttgcaaaattgcccttgtttgatgagggGAATGCGTAAGAGCATTGTCATGGTGGAGAAGGATGCTCTGGTGAAGTTTTTCTGGATGTTTTCTGTTAAAGCTGTGGCTAACTTTCTGAAAACACTCTCGTAATAAGCTCATGCTatcattctttggccctccagaaagtcaacaaacaAAACTCTTTGTGCATCCCCCAAAACCcaatgacctttgctcttgaccagtTTGCTTTTTCTGTTACCACTTCTGACTCTTTGTAATCATTGCTTTGAttttgctttgtcttcaggaaTGTACTGGTAAAGCAGTGTTTTATCTTCTGttacatttcttcaaagaaatattttaggatttgataccatttgtttaaaatttccattgaaagctctgttcttgtctgcagctgatctgggtgcaATGATTTTGGGAAAATTTGCTCAactttttcagtcagaattgtgtaaatTAAACCAGTTGAAATGTCTGtcgtgttggctattgtttctgctgttaattgtcagtcctcttcaattaggggCATGGACAAGATGCATTTTTTACTTGtaaattgatgtggatggtctgctgCTGTGGGCTTCCATCTTCAACATAatctcatcccttcttaaaacaagttatccatttgtaagGTGATTTCTTTGGGGgattgtccccataaacttttcataaaatattagtgGTTTCACCCTTCTTCTACCCAAGTTTaacataaatttgatgtttggtCTTGCTtgaattttagcagaattcatgtcaCTCTGATAGGGGTTCTTTCAAACtaatgtcttatccttcttaatTCCTCAGACTATATCCTGTTTAAACATGTTACAACACCACAAGTTTATTTtggcacacacaaaaaattttaaatccatgCACAGTGTTTTCATAATACGCATTTTCCCTGAACTTTTTGGACACCCCTTGTAGGAATCACAGAAATATTTAGGAGTTcccgtttaaaaaaaaaaaaaaaaaaaaaagtcagacgAATACAAGATACGTAGCCGTATAAGGAGAAACTTTGAAATCATCAACTCAAATGTGGTAGCTATTGCTATAGTGTTCATGTTTACCTAACTAGAGAAAAATAGTTAATTCCTTGTCAGTCTTCTCTTAGCTCTTTTTGCCTAAGATGGaagtattatctttaaaaattagaaggaaaagtcATTTTTCTGTTGCTGTAGAACATAGTGCCTCTATGAATTGAACACAAATTGAATGATGTGTTGAGGATGACTATTGGCATGCCCATAAGAGGCAATatcaataaagaataaattatataagATACAAGATAGGGTAAGCAATCCCAAGGTAGAAAACCTAATGAGTAGCCAAAAATATGTTGGATTATGGTTGGAGAAAAAGGGGAAGGGTATTGATGTTACTTTAGTACAGGAATTTAGCAAATTTTGTTCAGTCTCCTCTATTGCAGGTTTGTAGTCTACAGAGTCTTTGACACCAAAGAAAAGACAGTTAAGTagttcattcttattttattctcaaagtTTTTTGGACTTAAACTTTCTATTCATTTTCAGAAAGAGATATTCAAAACATTAAATACAAAAAATCTTTTTGATGTATCTTGGGGACTTTTGTATAATGGATCCTGGATTATGTTTTCTTGTAtgtaaaagaaatggaattgTCCTATTCAGAGGAAGCTCTAgattaaatttaatttccttcctcctccttttcagaTTGTTGAAGGAGATGGGCTGGCAGGAAGACAGTGAAAATGATGAAACATGTGCTCCCTTAactgaggatgaaatgagagaaTTCCAAGTTATTAGTGAACAGGTAAGAAAATGTGAATCAtacaagttcatttttaaaattgcccATCCTTAATTAGAAAAACACAATGTGTAAGTAAGCATTTGGTTAGGGGGAGCGGTTTAAACAGTTTGATTTAGCAATTTATAATTTCACACTGTAACCCCCCCCAAaccttttatccttttctttgcccaagaatatttcatattctaaaatatcttaatatcttGTTTTATgtctctctagttttcttttctttttctttttttctttctttcttcctttttttttttttttttttttgagatatggtcttgctctgtgtcaccctgactagagtgctagagtgcaatggcatcatcatagctcactgcaacctcaaactcctgggctcaagcccgcctcctgcctcagcctcctgagtagctgggactacaggtgtgtgccaccaagcctggctaatttttctgttttttattaagatgaggtctcattcttgttcaggctggtcttgagctcttgacttcaagcaatcctctgacATCGACCTTctaaatgctgggattacaggcgtgagcccacCATACCAGGCCctagttttctttttgaaagagtATTAGGAAACGTTTGAT
This portion of the Eulemur rufifrons isolate Redbay chromosome 17, OSU_ERuf_1, whole genome shotgun sequence genome encodes:
- the GPBP1 gene encoding vasculin isoform X1, with product MAQHDFAPAWLNFPTPPSSTKSSLNFEKHSENFSWTENRYDVNRRRHNSSDGFDSGVGRPNGGNFGRKEKNGWRTHGRNGTENINHRGGYHGGSSRSRSSIFHSGKSQGLHENNIPDNETGRKEDKRERKQFEAEDFPSLNPEYEREPNQNKSLAAGVWGLHAQTHTYPTKKISQAPLLEYPPNPKSRAPRMLVIKKGNTKDLQLSGFPVVGNLQSQPVKNGTGPSVYKGLVPKPAAPPTKPTQWKSQTKENKAGTSFPHESTYGVGNFNAFKSTAKNFSPSPNSVKECNRSNSSSPVDKLNQQPRLTKLTRMRTDKKSEFLKALKRDRVEEEHEDESHAGSEKDDDSFNLHNSNSSHQERDINRNFDENEIPQENGNASVISQQIIRSSTFPQTDVLSSSLEAEHRLLKEMGWQEDSENDETCAPLTEDEMREFQVISEQLQKNGLRKNGILKNGLICDFKFGPWKNSTFKPTIENDDTETSSSDTSDDDDV
- the GPBP1 gene encoding vasculin isoform X2, with product MAQHDFAPAWLNFPTPPSSTKSSLNFEKHSENFSWTENRYDVNRRRHNSSDGFDSGVGRPNGGNFGRKEKNGWRTHGRNGTENINHRGGYHGGSSRSRSSIFHSGKSQGLHENNIPDNETGRKEDKRERKQFEAEDFPSLNPEYEREPNQNKSLAAGVWEYPPNPKSRAPRMLVIKKGNTKDLQLSGFPVVGNLQSQPVKNGTGPSVYKGLVPKPAAPPTKPTQWKSQTKENKAGTSFPHESTYGVGNFNAFKSTAKNFSPSPNSVKECNRSNSSSPVDKLNQQPRLTKLTRMRTDKKSEFLKALKRDRVEEEHEDESHAGSEKDDDSFNLHNSNSSHQERDINRNFDENEIPQENGNASVISQQIIRSSTFPQTDVLSSSLEAEHRLLKEMGWQEDSENDETCAPLTEDEMREFQVISEQLQKNGLRKNGILKNGLICDFKFGPWKNSTFKPTIENDDTETSSSDTSDDDDV
- the GPBP1 gene encoding vasculin isoform X3, which gives rise to MLVIKKGNTKDLQLSGFPVVGNLQSQPVKNGTGPSVYKGLVPKPAAPPTKPTQWKSQTKENKAGTSFPHESTYGVGNFNAFKSTAKNFSPSPNSVKECNRSNSSSPVDKLNQQPRLTKLTRMRTDKKSEFLKALKRDRVEEEHEDESHAGSEKDDDSFNLHNSNSSHQERDINRNFDENEIPQENGNASVISQQIIRSSTFPQTDVLSSSLEAEHRLLKEMGWQEDSENDETCAPLTEDEMREFQVISEQLQKNGLRKNGILKNGLICDFKFGPWKNSTFKPTIENDDTETSSSDTSDDDDV